The genomic DNA GCCGGCGACGTCCTCCTGGTCGAGCGGGACCGGGCGATCGGCGCACCGGTGCGCTGCGCCGAAGGGGTCGGCAGCGACGGTCTGCGGGAGTTCCTCGATCCCGACGGGGCGCCCTGGGTCTCGCGCCGGATCACCCGCGTGATCCTCGTCGCCCCGGACGACACCGAGGTGGCGCTGGCCGAGCGCGACGTCGGTTACGTCCTCGACCGCACCAGGTTCGAGCCGGCGCTGGCCGAGCGCGCGGCGGAGGCCGGAGCGGCGATCCGCATCTCCACCGAGGCGGTAGCACTGCGGCGCGCCGAGGGCGGCTGGCGCGTGACGCTGCGCGGCCCGCACGGCGAGGAGGAGCTGACGGCCCGGGTGGTGATCGGGGCCGACGGCGTGGAGACGATGATCGGCCGCTGGGCGGGCCTCGAGACGCGCGTGGCGGCCCGCGACATGGAGTCCTGCGCGCAGTACGTGGTGGGCAACATCGAGTGCGATCCCGACGCCATCTACCTGCACTTCGGCCCGTCGGTGGCGCCGGGCGGCTACGCCTGGGTCTTCCCCAAGTCCGTCGGCGTGGCGAACGTCGGCCTGGGCGTGGTCACCCTCCGCGGAGACGGGCGCACGGTGCGGCAGTACCTC from Gemmatimonadales bacterium includes the following:
- a CDS encoding NAD(P)/FAD-dependent oxidoreductase, producing MPAVDVLVVGGGPAGCVAAWEAAAAGAGDVLLVERDRAIGAPVRCAEGVGSDGLREFLDPDGAPWVSRRITRVILVAPDDTEVALAERDVGYVLDRTRFEPALAERAAEAGAAIRISTEAVALRRAEGGWRVTLRGPHGEEELTARVVIGADGVETMIGRWAGLETRVAARDMESCAQYVVGNIECDPDAIYLHFGPSVAPGGYAWVFPKSVGVANVGLGVVTLRGDGRTVRQYLDDYVARRFPGGTVTGLTVGGVISGVTVRRTVADGLMLAGDAAHMINPLSGGGIINAMKAGRLAGRHAARALGSGDTSASSLQPYHEEWMRLLGDAHLKYY